One stretch of Zingiber officinale cultivar Zhangliang chromosome 6B, Zo_v1.1, whole genome shotgun sequence DNA includes these proteins:
- the LOC121990437 gene encoding VQ motif-containing protein 4-like: MESGVASWSSSPRLTAGSSCVSVNNGGIRPKESTKSMDADGCRTTFVEADTDSFRQVVQMLTGHGTTTVAGSKALLGPKKTCFKLNERRRSLKNLKMIRPPAHSKKPSSPAILSPSVLDFPSMALISPITPLTLDPFQRTTAEEEEEEWGIPEKGFYLHSSPRSAAESPRLLPLFPVTSPRTSSAGGSS, translated from the coding sequence ATGGAGTCGGGTGTAGCCAGTTGGTCCAGCTCTCCTCGCCTCACCGCCGGCAGCAGCTGCGTCAGCGTCAACAATGGTGGAATTCGACCGAAGGAGAGCACGAAATCCATGGATGCCGACGGCTGCCGGACTACCTTCGTCGAGGCTGACACTGACTCCTTCAGGCAGGTCGTCCAGATGCTCACCGGCCACGGCACCACGACGGTGGCGGGGAGCAAGGCCCTGCTAGGCCCCAAGAAGACGTGTTTCAAACTCAACGAGCGCCGTAGGAGCCTCAAGAACCTCAAAATGATCCGACCGCCGGCGCACTCGAAGAAGCCTTCGTCGCCGGCGATCCTGTCGCCGAGCGTGCTGGACTTCCCTTCGATGGCTCTGATAAGCCCCATCACGCCGCTGACATTGGACCCCTTTCAGAGGACgacggcggaggaggaggaggaggagtggGGCATCCCGGAGAAGGGATTCTACCTGCACTCGTCGCCGAGGAGCGCCGCGGAATCGCCAAGGCTGCTTCCGCTGTTCCCTGTCACCTCTCCGAGGACGTCGTCCGCCGGTGGTTCTTCGTGA